Proteins encoded by one window of Candidatus Binatia bacterium:
- a CDS encoding AMP-binding protein → MSDAGDRRGYRLDEALAVARLRGRSWAPIVEDERRTDVVTLDSVASEVAAELVAKGVTRGERVGLAVENAAPHIAAVFGVWRAGAVLVPLNPRLTPGEADALLAHAGATVRLVVDARDGARRIEPLPHAATRASDAMDDDVAVIAYTSGTTGRPKGVVLTHANMLWAAAAVMKTRRDHERSVAAVVSPLCHNPIFVSHYLARLLSGGTVVLGGFAPERVVRLIREHGVTDLPLVPAMIGPLLESRELGDTSRVEKVSVGSALTPMDVKHQLAERFANAEIIEAYGQTESTDGLTMAVGREALERPGTVGRAHALLAVAIESRSGGLAAPGETGEIVARGPVVMRGYLDDPEATAAALRDGWLHTGDLGRMDEDGHVFITGRLKEIIITGGENVSPEEIEAVLGRHPAVAEVAVFGMPHERWGEQVTAAVVARAPVTCEDLREFARPHLAGFKLPRELVVVDALPKTSAGKIKRREIRDRLVASTTATR, encoded by the coding sequence GTGAGCGACGCGGGCGACCGTCGGGGCTACCGCCTCGACGAGGCGCTCGCCGTCGCGCGGCTGCGCGGCCGCAGCTGGGCGCCGATCGTCGAGGACGAGCGTCGCACCGACGTCGTCACGCTCGACTCCGTCGCGAGCGAGGTCGCGGCCGAGCTCGTCGCGAAGGGCGTGACGCGCGGCGAGCGCGTCGGCCTCGCGGTCGAGAACGCGGCGCCGCACATCGCCGCGGTGTTCGGCGTCTGGCGCGCGGGCGCGGTGCTGGTGCCGCTGAATCCGCGCTTGACGCCCGGTGAGGCGGACGCGCTGCTCGCCCACGCCGGCGCGACGGTGCGGCTCGTGGTCGACGCGCGCGACGGCGCGCGCCGGATCGAGCCGCTGCCGCACGCCGCCACGCGCGCGAGCGACGCGATGGACGACGACGTCGCGGTGATCGCCTACACCTCGGGCACCACGGGGCGTCCGAAGGGCGTCGTTCTCACGCACGCCAACATGTTGTGGGCCGCGGCCGCGGTGATGAAGACGCGGCGCGACCACGAGCGCTCGGTCGCCGCGGTGGTGAGCCCGCTCTGCCACAACCCGATCTTCGTCTCGCACTACCTCGCGCGGCTCTTGAGCGGCGGCACCGTCGTGCTGGGCGGCTTCGCGCCCGAGCGCGTCGTGCGGCTGATCCGCGAGCACGGCGTCACCGACCTGCCGCTCGTGCCCGCGATGATCGGGCCGCTGCTCGAGTCGCGCGAGCTCGGCGACACGAGCCGGGTCGAGAAGGTCTCGGTCGGCAGCGCGCTGACGCCGATGGACGTCAAGCACCAGCTCGCCGAGCGCTTCGCGAACGCGGAGATCATCGAGGCCTACGGCCAGACGGAGAGCACCGACGGGCTCACGATGGCGGTCGGCCGCGAGGCGCTCGAGCGTCCCGGCACGGTGGGACGCGCGCACGCGCTGCTCGCGGTCGCGATCGAGTCGCGCTCCGGCGGGCTCGCAGCACCCGGGGAGACCGGCGAGATCGTCGCGCGCGGGCCGGTCGTCATGCGTGGCTACCTCGACGACCCCGAGGCGACCGCCGCCGCGCTGCGCGACGGCTGGCTGCACACCGGCGACCTCGGCCGCATGGACGAGGACGGCCACGTGTTCATCACCGGGCGCCTCAAGGAGATCATCATCACCGGCGGCGAGAACGTGAGCCCGGAGGAGATCGAGGCCGTGCTCGGACGCCATCCGGCGGTCGCCGAGGTCGCGGTGTTCGGCATGCCGCACGAGCGCTGGGGCGAGCAGGTCACGGCCGCGGTGGTCGCGCGCGCGCCCGTCACCTGCGAGGATCTGCGTGAGTTCGCGCGCCCGCACCTCGCCGGCTTCAAGCTGCCCCGCGAGCTGGTGGTGGTCGACGCGCTGCCCAAGACGAGCGCGGGCAAGATCAAGCGGCGCGAGATCCGCGACCGGCTCGTCGCGAGCACGACGGCGACGCGCTAG
- a CDS encoding long-chain fatty acid--CoA ligase, whose translation MLSTMQDHPLTIRDLFEHGRRVYSDSEALTFDGEGVQRATFGQIGERVERLAAALDRLGVRPGDRVGTFCWNEQQHLEAYLAVPSMGAVLHTLNIRLFPEQLAYVINHAEDKVILVDDSLVPLLARVADKLKSVEHIIVVGNGDASALGKTLRYEELLAAESTGFAWPEIDESSAAAMCYTSGTTGDPKGVVYSHRSTYLHSLAATSGAVFALNQNDSVLLIVPMFHANAWGLPYAAWLVGASLVMPGRFLQAEGLCRLIKLARPTLSGAVPTIWSDILRYAETTRVDLSSLRMVVCGGSAVPRILMERFEERHGLRMIQAWGMTETSPLAAIALPPRGCDIADEMDWRAKTGRVVAGVELRIVDGDGNVLPWDGQAVGEIEVRGPWITGSYYRDPAPEKFHDGWLRTGDVGTVDEKGFIQITDRAKDVIKSGGEWISSVELENAIMAHPDVIEAAVIGVPDDRWQERPLACVVLREGAQRSPEKLAEALSTRVARWWIPERWSFIDEVPKTSVGKFDKKVLRSRFAEGKLEVLTGPAPGSQERA comes from the coding sequence ATGCTGAGCACGATGCAGGATCACCCGCTGACCATCCGCGACCTCTTCGAGCACGGGCGGCGGGTCTACTCGGACAGCGAGGCGCTCACCTTCGACGGCGAGGGCGTGCAGCGCGCGACGTTCGGCCAGATCGGTGAGCGCGTCGAGCGCCTGGCCGCGGCGCTGGATCGCCTCGGCGTCCGACCCGGCGACCGCGTCGGCACGTTCTGCTGGAACGAGCAGCAGCACCTCGAGGCCTATCTCGCCGTGCCGAGCATGGGCGCGGTGCTGCACACGCTCAACATCCGCCTGTTCCCGGAGCAGCTCGCCTACGTCATCAACCACGCCGAGGACAAGGTGATCCTGGTCGACGACTCGCTCGTGCCGCTGCTCGCGCGCGTCGCGGACAAGCTCAAGAGCGTCGAGCACATCATCGTCGTTGGCAATGGCGATGCGTCGGCGCTCGGCAAGACGCTGCGCTACGAGGAGCTGCTCGCCGCCGAGTCGACGGGCTTCGCGTGGCCGGAGATCGACGAGAGTAGCGCTGCCGCGATGTGCTACACGAGCGGCACCACCGGCGATCCGAAAGGCGTCGTCTATAGCCATCGCTCGACGTACCTCCATTCGCTCGCCGCGACCTCGGGCGCGGTCTTCGCGCTGAACCAGAACGACTCGGTGCTGCTGATCGTGCCGATGTTCCACGCCAACGCGTGGGGCCTGCCGTACGCGGCGTGGCTGGTCGGCGCGAGCCTCGTCATGCCGGGACGCTTCCTGCAGGCGGAGGGGCTCTGTCGTCTGATCAAGCTCGCGCGCCCGACGCTGTCCGGCGCCGTGCCGACGATCTGGAGCGACATCCTGCGCTACGCGGAGACGACGCGCGTCGATCTGTCGTCGCTGCGCATGGTGGTGTGCGGCGGCTCGGCGGTGCCGCGCATCCTCATGGAGCGCTTCGAGGAGCGCCACGGTCTGCGCATGATCCAGGCCTGGGGCATGACCGAGACGAGCCCGCTCGCCGCGATCGCGCTGCCGCCGCGCGGCTGCGACATCGCCGACGAGATGGACTGGCGCGCGAAGACGGGCCGCGTCGTCGCCGGCGTCGAGCTGCGCATCGTCGACGGCGACGGCAACGTCCTGCCGTGGGACGGCCAGGCGGTCGGCGAGATCGAGGTGCGCGGACCGTGGATCACCGGCAGCTACTACCGCGACCCCGCGCCGGAGAAGTTCCACGACGGCTGGCTGCGCACGGGCGACGTCGGCACGGTCGACGAGAAGGGCTTCATCCAGATCACCGACCGCGCGAAGGACGTCATCAAGTCGGGCGGCGAGTGGATCTCCTCGGTCGAGCTCGAGAACGCGATCATGGCGCACCCCGACGTGATCGAGGCCGCCGTGATCGGCGTGCCCGACGACCGCTGGCAGGAGCGTCCGCTCGCCTGCGTCGTGCTGCGCGAGGGCGCGCAGCGCTCGCCCGAGAAGCTCGCGGAAGCGCTGTCGACCCGCGTCGCGCGCTGGTGGATCCCCGAGCGCTGGTCCTTCATCGACGAGGTGCCGAAGACGAGCGTCGGCAAGTTCGACAAGAAGGTGCTGCGTAGCCGCTTCGCCGAGGGCAAGCTCGAGGTGCTGACCGGCCCGGCGCCCGGCTCGCAGGAACGCGCGTGA
- a CDS encoding HAMP domain-containing sensor histidine kinase — MRARRNTLAASGRIALLLAATAGATSLLAGSEHGPSTSFVIQCFALGGVALAALHVRQLRHAIPGLSLGVAALLTVMIAFEMLRSGSAAIPLLAAGATVVVTLLATQLASARSRVTVVSVALVTLLVAASFSDVHGAELVQLGGALVFAAGIAFAVATGIDAGRARRERREVAHRRAAARERRAMAAREDMVANLSHDVRNPLAIAIGFAEMAADADLPADERAQALAGVRRSLWEISQLVENVLDGSADRAGALEPLREVVPLDGLCRDVLASTQVLLRGRPIALVGAVEPGLTVIADRHRLSRVLGNLLGNACKYTEHGEIRLEAHRRGDFAVLRVSDTGPGIPPADLPHIFDRFRRAHECTRGGVGLGLAIAYRLAERMGGALEVESTVGVGTTFSLVLPLAASAERTPAAA, encoded by the coding sequence GTGCGGGCACGACGCAACACGCTCGCGGCGAGCGGTCGGATCGCGCTTCTCCTCGCTGCCACGGCTGGCGCCACGTCGCTGCTCGCAGGCAGCGAGCACGGTCCGTCGACGAGCTTCGTCATACAATGCTTCGCGCTCGGCGGCGTCGCGCTCGCAGCGCTGCACGTACGGCAGCTGCGGCACGCGATTCCCGGGCTGTCGCTCGGCGTCGCGGCGCTGCTCACGGTGATGATCGCGTTCGAGATGCTGCGCAGCGGTTCGGCTGCAATACCGCTGCTCGCGGCCGGCGCGACGGTCGTGGTCACGCTGCTCGCGACGCAGCTCGCCAGCGCACGCTCGCGCGTCACCGTGGTCAGCGTCGCGCTGGTGACGCTGCTCGTCGCGGCTTCGTTCTCCGACGTGCACGGCGCGGAGCTCGTTCAGCTCGGCGGCGCGCTCGTCTTCGCGGCCGGCATCGCATTCGCGGTCGCGACGGGGATCGACGCGGGCCGCGCGCGGCGCGAGCGCAGAGAGGTTGCGCACCGCCGCGCGGCCGCTCGCGAGCGGCGCGCGATGGCGGCGCGCGAGGACATGGTCGCGAATTTGAGCCACGACGTGCGCAATCCGCTCGCGATCGCCATCGGCTTTGCCGAGATGGCTGCGGACGCGGATCTGCCGGCGGACGAGCGCGCCCAGGCGCTGGCCGGCGTGCGCCGCTCGCTGTGGGAGATCTCGCAGCTCGTCGAGAACGTGCTCGACGGCTCGGCCGACCGCGCGGGCGCGCTCGAGCCGCTGCGCGAGGTCGTGCCGCTCGACGGGCTGTGCCGCGACGTGCTGGCGTCGACGCAGGTGCTGCTACGCGGGCGTCCGATCGCGCTCGTCGGCGCGGTGGAGCCGGGCCTGACGGTGATCGCCGATCGCCACCGGCTGTCGCGCGTGCTCGGCAACCTGCTCGGGAACGCGTGCAAGTACACCGAGCACGGCGAGATCCGGCTCGAGGCGCACCGGCGCGGGGACTTCGCGGTGCTGCGCGTGAGCGACACCGGCCCGGGCATCCCGCCCGCCGACCTGCCGCACATCTTCGACCGCTTCCGGCGCGCGCACGAGTGCACGCGCGGCGGCGTCGGGCTGGGCCTCGCGATCGCGTACCGCCTCGCCGAGCGCATGGGCGGCGCGCTCGAGGTCGAGAGCACGGTCGGCGTCGGAACGACGTTCTCGCTCGTGTTGCCGCTCGCGGCGTCGGCGGAGCGGACCCCGGCGGCGGCCTGA
- a CDS encoding NAD(P)H-quinone oxidoreductase, with amino-acid sequence MQAIVIREPGDESVMQLGEVPEPTLGAEEIRIRVRATAVNRADLLQRRGLYPPPPGASQILGLECAGEVLEIGRDVPPGRFREGDRVMALLAGGGYAQQAVVHHGSVMPVEGALDLIHAGGFPEVYLTAYLNLVVLGGLAEGKSALVHGGGSGVGTAAIQLAREMGARCYVTAGSPEKCQRCVDLGATAAIDYKREDFAARIKELTGGKGVDVILDPIGGSYLEKNLASLCVGGRLVLIGLTGGASANVNLAPLLTRRLHIIGSTLRTRSNEEKAQIVAGFRERFGEAIAAGRLKVVVDRILPLAQAPEAHRVVAASEHFGKVLLRVD; translated from the coding sequence ATGCAAGCAATCGTGATTCGTGAGCCGGGCGACGAAAGCGTGATGCAGCTGGGCGAGGTGCCCGAGCCGACGCTCGGAGCGGAGGAGATCCGCATCCGCGTGCGCGCGACCGCGGTCAACCGCGCCGACCTGCTGCAGCGCCGCGGCCTCTATCCGCCGCCGCCCGGCGCGTCGCAGATCCTCGGCCTCGAGTGCGCGGGCGAGGTGCTGGAGATCGGTCGCGACGTCCCGCCCGGACGCTTCCGCGAGGGCGATCGCGTGATGGCGCTGCTCGCCGGCGGCGGCTACGCGCAGCAGGCGGTCGTGCACCACGGCTCGGTGATGCCGGTCGAGGGCGCCCTCGACCTGATCCACGCGGGCGGCTTCCCCGAGGTCTACCTGACCGCGTACCTGAACCTCGTCGTCCTGGGCGGGCTCGCGGAAGGGAAGAGCGCGCTCGTGCACGGCGGTGGCAGCGGCGTCGGCACGGCGGCGATCCAGCTCGCGCGCGAGATGGGCGCGCGCTGCTACGTGACCGCGGGCAGCCCCGAGAAGTGCCAGCGCTGCGTGGATCTCGGCGCGACCGCCGCGATCGACTACAAGCGCGAGGACTTCGCCGCGCGCATCAAGGAGCTGACCGGCGGCAAGGGCGTCGACGTGATCCTCGATCCGATCGGCGGCTCGTACCTCGAGAAGAACCTCGCGAGCCTCTGCGTCGGCGGACGCCTCGTGTTGATCGGGCTCACCGGCGGCGCGAGCGCGAACGTCAATCTGGCGCCGCTCCTGACGCGACGTCTGCACATCATCGGCTCGACGCTGCGCACGCGCTCGAACGAGGAGAAGGCGCAGATCGTCGCCGGCTTCCGCGAGCGCTTCGGCGAGGCGATCGCCGCGGGACGGCTGAAGGTGGTCGTCGATCGCATCCTGCCGCTCGCGCAGGCGCCGGAGGCGCACCGCGTGGTCGCGGCGAGCGAGCACTTCGGGAAGGTCCTGCTGCGCGTCGACTGA
- a CDS encoding pectin acetylesterase-family hydrolase: MTTLGNVKEGTRRLLALALCAAFVAGCSDSSDGDAGFAARAAAELTASGFGDYLDVQQPSRSRQNGEWTEYFFDPAQEQAVCLMGDEFQVNVRHGASDNVLLYLQGGGACWDYVTCYVLGTASTRANSAIEAGSLDLDDPRSPFRDWDIVYVPYCDGSVFTGDKIVDYQGNRTFHHGLWNLSVAVDALKREFPNPSRILVAGSSAGGYGTFAGYATTRVAFPETEIIVFNDSGPGVQNPDASQDVRDRVANWDFTRRIPASCTECDPQYTYLLDWAFQRDSKLRASLYSYLQDSVISFFIDLDGPAYESLLRSVTNDIHARNPERFQRYFKTGSAHTVLLSPEFYTQTIDGVTVRDWTQAFLDGGDAWRDLVE, encoded by the coding sequence GTGACCACTCTCGGCAACGTCAAGGAAGGCACCCGGCGGCTTCTCGCCCTCGCGCTCTGCGCGGCGTTCGTCGCGGGCTGCTCGGATTCGAGCGACGGCGACGCGGGCTTCGCCGCGCGCGCAGCGGCCGAGCTCACGGCGAGCGGCTTCGGCGACTATCTCGACGTGCAGCAGCCGAGCCGCAGTCGGCAGAACGGCGAGTGGACCGAGTACTTCTTCGATCCCGCGCAGGAGCAGGCCGTCTGCCTCATGGGCGACGAGTTCCAGGTCAACGTCCGGCACGGCGCGTCGGACAACGTGCTCCTCTACCTGCAGGGCGGCGGCGCGTGCTGGGACTACGTCACCTGCTACGTCCTCGGCACCGCGTCGACGCGCGCGAACTCGGCGATCGAGGCCGGCTCGCTCGACCTCGACGACCCGCGGAGCCCGTTCCGCGACTGGGACATCGTCTACGTGCCCTACTGCGACGGCTCGGTGTTCACCGGCGACAAGATCGTCGACTACCAGGGCAACCGCACGTTCCACCACGGCCTGTGGAACCTGTCGGTCGCGGTCGACGCGCTGAAGCGCGAGTTCCCCAATCCGTCGCGCATCCTCGTCGCGGGCAGCAGCGCCGGCGGCTACGGCACCTTCGCCGGCTACGCGACGACACGCGTCGCCTTCCCCGAGACCGAGATCATCGTGTTCAACGACTCGGGTCCCGGCGTGCAGAACCCCGACGCGAGCCAGGACGTCCGCGACCGCGTCGCGAACTGGGACTTCACGCGCCGCATCCCGGCGAGCTGCACCGAGTGCGACCCGCAGTACACCTATCTCCTCGACTGGGCGTTCCAGCGCGATTCCAAGCTGCGCGCGTCGCTGTACTCGTACCTGCAGGACAGCGTGATCTCGTTCTTCATCGACCTCGACGGTCCGGCCTACGAGAGCCTGCTGCGCTCGGTGACGAACGATATCCACGCGCGCAACCCCGAGCGCTTCCAGCGCTACTTCAAGACCGGTAGCGCGCACACCGTGCTGCTGTCGCCCGAGTTCTACACGCAGACGATCGACGGCGTGACGGTGCGCGACTGGACGCAGGCGTTCCTCGACGGCGGCGACGCCTGGCGCGACCTGGTCGAGTAG
- a CDS encoding acyl-CoA dehydrogenase family protein, giving the protein MPESPATPIPTTAGELLAPSEEHRMLRELVAGFVRDQVEPQAAAHDRSGTLNVDLLRKAGELGLLGLTVPQSHGGAGLDATAAVIAHHELAKSDPGFTLAYLAHAILFVNNFFHASNDEQRERWLAKTLTGEWVGAMGMTEPGAGTDVLGMQTTATREGDHYVLRGRKTFITNGPDAYCCLVYAKVDGRITAFVVDRTCAGFSTGPHIEKMGMRAAPMCELIFDDCIVPVENRLGPEGGGLTHMMRNLEIERLCLAAMSLGIADRCFDIMLRYSVERYAFGKPIAEFGQIQRYVAESYAKTEAARCLIYQVARNTGPGQRNRIGTDAAKLFAAPVGKEVADNAMQVLGGWGYCSEFTVERLLRDAKLLEIGGGTLESHQKNLTRDLTRSLGG; this is encoded by the coding sequence ATGCCCGAAAGTCCAGCCACCCCGATCCCGACCACCGCAGGCGAGCTGCTCGCGCCCAGCGAGGAGCATCGCATGCTCCGCGAGCTCGTCGCGGGCTTCGTCCGGGACCAGGTCGAGCCGCAGGCGGCGGCGCACGACCGCTCCGGCACGCTCAACGTCGATCTTCTGCGCAAGGCGGGCGAGCTCGGGCTTCTCGGCTTGACGGTGCCGCAGAGCCACGGCGGCGCGGGCCTCGACGCCACCGCGGCGGTGATCGCGCACCACGAGCTCGCGAAGTCCGATCCTGGCTTCACGCTCGCCTACCTCGCGCACGCGATCCTGTTCGTGAACAACTTCTTCCACGCGTCGAACGACGAGCAGCGCGAGCGCTGGCTCGCGAAGACGCTCACCGGCGAGTGGGTCGGCGCGATGGGCATGACCGAGCCGGGCGCGGGCACCGACGTGCTCGGCATGCAGACCACGGCGACCCGCGAGGGCGACCACTACGTGCTGCGCGGCCGCAAGACGTTCATCACCAACGGCCCGGACGCGTACTGCTGCCTGGTCTACGCGAAGGTCGACGGCCGCATCACCGCGTTCGTCGTCGATCGCACCTGCGCCGGCTTCTCGACCGGTCCGCACATCGAGAAGATGGGCATGCGCGCCGCACCCATGTGCGAGCTGATCTTCGACGACTGCATCGTGCCGGTCGAGAACCGTCTCGGGCCCGAGGGCGGCGGCTTGACGCACATGATGCGCAACCTCGAGATCGAGCGCCTCTGCCTCGCCGCGATGAGCCTCGGCATCGCCGACCGCTGCTTCGACATCATGCTGCGCTACAGCGTCGAGCGGTACGCCTTCGGCAAGCCGATCGCGGAGTTCGGGCAAATCCAGCGCTACGTCGCCGAGTCGTACGCCAAGACCGAGGCCGCGCGCTGCCTGATCTACCAGGTCGCGCGCAACACCGGTCCCGGGCAGCGCAACCGCATCGGCACCGACGCCGCGAAGCTGTTCGCGGCGCCGGTCGGCAAGGAGGTCGCCGACAACGCCATGCAGGTGCTCGGCGGCTGGGGCTACTGCAGCGAGTTCACCGTCGAGCGTCTGCTGCGCGACGCGAAGCTGCTCGAGATCGGCGGCGGCACGCTCGAATCCCACCAGAAGAACTTGACGCGCGACCTGACGCGCTCGCTCGGCGGCTGA
- a CDS encoding MFS transporter, translating to MFAALRSRNYALLWFGSFVSNVGVWMQSVAMGWLIYELTSSASWLGRVGFAQSAPTLVLGLLGGAIIEHADRKRILCGTSIVFAVCAFALALLTLTGIVEIWMIIAISLVSGMGTAFFMPVFQALIPSVVPPEHLMNAISMNSISFNVARIVGPLIGGAVMAYAGVGWCFALNGAGFLVMLGAALALDVPQRKMVAPARIGSALRAGLDYARRHPVIRALLVLCVTLSLFGFPYIVLMPALARDVLHLDAEGFTLLFSAVGAGAVAGGLSLAWAGDVRHKGLLVVGCAFVFGLLLVLLASVRSFVPSLFVLAAAGYAMIVCIASLNTLIQITVADDMRARVMSMMTVSLFGLPTLGAWMLGAIGDRIGITRALSIGGCVVALMAIAVALIAPEMTRRQTC from the coding sequence GTGTTCGCCGCCCTTCGCTCGCGCAACTACGCGCTGCTCTGGTTCGGGTCGTTCGTCTCGAACGTCGGCGTGTGGATGCAGAGCGTCGCGATGGGCTGGCTGATCTACGAGCTCACGAGCTCGGCGTCGTGGCTCGGACGCGTCGGCTTCGCGCAGAGCGCGCCGACGCTGGTGCTCGGCCTCCTCGGCGGCGCGATCATCGAGCACGCCGACCGCAAGCGGATCCTGTGCGGCACGTCGATCGTGTTCGCGGTCTGCGCGTTCGCGCTCGCGCTGCTCACGCTCACGGGGATCGTCGAGATCTGGATGATCATCGCGATCTCGCTGGTGTCGGGGATGGGCACGGCGTTCTTCATGCCGGTCTTCCAGGCCCTGATCCCGTCGGTCGTGCCGCCCGAGCACCTGATGAACGCAATCTCGATGAACTCGATCTCGTTCAACGTCGCGCGCATCGTCGGCCCGCTGATCGGCGGCGCGGTGATGGCCTACGCGGGCGTCGGCTGGTGCTTCGCGCTCAATGGCGCGGGCTTCCTCGTCATGCTCGGCGCGGCGCTCGCGCTCGACGTCCCGCAGCGCAAGATGGTCGCGCCGGCGCGCATCGGCAGCGCGCTGCGCGCCGGGCTCGACTACGCGCGTCGCCATCCCGTGATCCGCGCGCTGCTCGTGCTCTGCGTGACGCTCAGCCTGTTCGGCTTCCCGTACATCGTGCTCATGCCGGCGCTCGCGCGCGACGTGCTGCACCTCGACGCCGAAGGCTTCACGCTGCTGTTCTCCGCCGTCGGCGCGGGCGCGGTGGCGGGCGGGCTGTCGCTCGCCTGGGCCGGCGACGTGCGACACAAGGGTCTGCTCGTCGTCGGCTGCGCGTTCGTCTTCGGGCTGCTGCTCGTGCTGCTCGCGAGCGTGCGCAGCTTCGTGCCGTCGCTGTTCGTCCTCGCCGCCGCGGGCTACGCGATGATCGTCTGCATCGCGTCGCTCAACACGCTGATCCAGATCACGGTCGCCGACGACATGCGCGCTCGCGTGATGAGCATGATGACGGTATCGCTGTTCGGGCTGCCGACGCTCGGCGCGTGGATGCTGGGCGCGATCGGCGATCGCATCGGCATCACGCGCGCGCTGTCGATCGGCGGCTGCGTGGTCGCGCTCATGGCGATCGCGGTCGCGCTGATCGCACCCGAGATGACGCGCCGGCAGACCTGCTGA
- a CDS encoding CoA transferase, translating into MMLATPLDDVRVLDLGQVYNGPYCGLLLAAQGAEVIKIEPPGGEIVRRAAISPGGASYSFLMLNAGKKGMTLDLKQPRGREIFLKLVERADVVLENFRDDSVLEGLGLGWDVLSRVNPRIVLASGRGYRNGSVYERFGAMDFTVQAISGHMAITGFPEQPPVKAGATLCDMLGSAHLFAAVLLALRERERSGRGRRVEVPMLDATFPSLMAYSSPYLEKGVDPGRTGNRHSVPGSSPYGIYPTTDGWAAIMCVTDAHWREFCKAIADDELANDATLATGRERAARRDEIDARVSAWTRTRSRDEVIGLLSAAGIPCAPVRTLGEAVDDPYNEQQGLLRRVSYEGWGEVRVLGSPIQLRDEGFTPGDLPPLAPPPRLGEHNREILSGLLGLGAQEIDELERAGVLG; encoded by the coding sequence ATGATGCTCGCCACCCCGCTCGACGACGTCCGCGTGCTCGACCTGGGCCAGGTCTACAACGGTCCGTACTGCGGCCTGCTGCTCGCCGCGCAGGGCGCCGAGGTGATCAAGATCGAGCCGCCGGGCGGCGAGATCGTGCGCCGTGCGGCGATCTCGCCGGGCGGCGCGAGCTACTCGTTCTTGATGCTCAACGCGGGCAAGAAGGGCATGACGCTCGACCTCAAGCAGCCGCGCGGCCGCGAGATCTTTCTCAAGCTCGTCGAGCGCGCCGACGTCGTGCTCGAGAACTTCCGCGACGACAGCGTGCTGGAAGGCCTCGGCCTCGGCTGGGACGTGCTCTCGCGCGTCAATCCTAGAATCGTGCTCGCGTCGGGCCGCGGCTACCGCAACGGCAGCGTCTACGAGCGCTTCGGCGCGATGGACTTCACCGTACAGGCGATCTCGGGCCACATGGCGATCACCGGCTTTCCCGAGCAGCCGCCGGTGAAGGCGGGCGCGACCCTGTGCGACATGCTCGGCTCGGCGCACCTCTTCGCCGCGGTGCTGCTCGCGCTGCGCGAGCGCGAGCGCAGCGGACGCGGCCGCCGCGTCGAGGTGCCGATGCTCGACGCGACCTTCCCGTCGCTGATGGCGTACAGCTCGCCGTACCTCGAGAAGGGCGTCGATCCCGGACGCACCGGCAACCGACACTCGGTGCCGGGCTCGAGCCCGTACGGGATCTATCCGACGACCGACGGCTGGGCCGCGATCATGTGCGTCACCGACGCGCACTGGCGCGAGTTCTGCAAGGCGATCGCCGACGACGAGCTCGCGAACGACGCGACGCTCGCGACCGGTCGCGAGCGCGCCGCGCGCCGCGACGAGATCGACGCGCGCGTGTCTGCGTGGACGCGCACGCGCTCGCGCGACGAGGTGATCGGCCTGCTGTCCGCGGCCGGCATCCCGTGCGCGCCGGTGCGCACGCTCGGCGAGGCGGTCGACGATCCGTACAACGAGCAGCAGGGGCTGCTGCGTCGCGTGAGCTACGAGGGCTGGGGCGAGGTGCGCGTGCTCGGCAGCCCGATCCAGCTGCGCGACGAGGGCTTCACGCCCGGCGATCTGCCGCCGCTCGCGCCGCCGCCGCGCCTCGGCGAGCACAACCGCGAGATCCTCTCGGGGCTGCTCGGGCTCGGCGCGCAGGAGATCGACGAGCTCGAGCGCGCGGGCGTGCTCGGGTGA